The DNA sequence AAAATCTTCAAAGTGTTTTAAACCTCTTTATAACCCTAGCATTAAGCTTATTTCTTGAAGAGCTTTTAATGCGATTTCAAAAAATTTCTCTTTTGTTACACCTATTTCTTCACATATTAATATACGTTCTCTGCTCGACCCTCTAGCAAAATCCTTATCTTTAAACTTCTTTTTTAAAGTTTCGATTTTCACATCCTTAAGTTTTTTAGAAGGCATAACTAAAGCGCAAGCAATAATTAAACCTGAAATAGCATCAGCAGCTATTAAAGCTTTCTCCATTTTAGATTCAGGTTTAACATTCGTATATTCATAGTTATGAGCTTTAATAGCTCTTAAAATTTCTTCATTAACTTTTCCTTTTAAAATTTTTTCAGCTTCAAATCCATGCTCATTAGGGTTATTAAAAGTTTTCTCAAAATCTATATCATGCAAAAGCCCTGTTAAACTCCAAGTTTCCTCGTTTTCAGAAAGAGATTTAGCTAATTCACACATAATAGCTTCAACAGCCAGCATATGCTTAATTAAATTCTCGTTTTTAACATTTAGCTTAATTAATTCTAAAGCTGCGTTTCTATCCATAAACATTACCGAAATTTTTAATTTTCATAAGGAAAAAGTAAAAAATAAAAATTTTATGGAGTTTTAAATAATTACTTTTTTTCCTCTTTTTGAGAAGTCCCACAGTGTGGACAGTACTTTATATCGCTTGGAATTTGAGCACCGCAATTTATGCAATACATCATTTTTCCGCTTGGTTTAAAAGCAGGACGACGTTTTTTAGCTATTAACACTATTATTAAAGCCATTAGTATTATGATAAGAAACCAAGCTAAATTATTTGAAATTAAACTCACAATGTTATATCCTGGTTGCTGTTCTGAAGTGGGAGTTGATGGATGAGTAACGTATGATGTATAAACATTTTCCATAGTAAGAATGATTGGTTCCTCCATCGTTCTTGTGCTTTTCTGTAATATTACAGTTTCTAATGTTTCTGTTACTGTATTAAATATAGTGGTCTTTGATGTAATTGTAAATTGTTCTTGAACTACCTCTGGAACGTAAGTGCGAAGTATAGCTCCTCCCGCAACAGTGTGAATTTCATAAATAATAGTACATGCCGGGATAGTTGCTGTAATATAAGGGTATGTTACGAGAATTTTTGTACAAGATAAATAAGAGGCAGTTGTGGTATAAATAAAGCTAGTTCTAATAGTGGTTGGAACTAAAACTGTTCTCCAAACAAGAATAGTCCCACTAGTTGTTACAGGAATTTCTAAAGTGCTTATTCTTGTGAAAGTTGATGTAATTGGAATGTCAATTGTTTCAGTTCTTGTAGTTGTTATAGTTGTGGTGAGGTATTCCGTTACTGTCGTGGTATAAACATTCTCTGAAGAAATATACGCCAACAAACTTGAATAGGAAAGAGAAAGTATAAGCATTAAGAAAAGATATCGTACAACTTGTGTTTTCAATTTTTCACCTACTTAAAATTGTGTTTTAACTAATTAATAAATATTTGTTTCTGGTTTTTTTAAAGGTTTCATTCTTAATACTAAGTTATAAATTTAGTGCATTTTTTAGAAGAGATATAATATGCTTTTTAAAAATGCGTAATAACGTATATTAACTCGAAAGTTGAAATAATACTTTTAAGGTTGTTTTCCCCTTTATCAAAAAAAGATTTTATCACATTTTTAATGGAGGTGATAACTTGTGGATTTATCAATTATAGTTACTTTAGTAACTATGTTAAGCGCTTTAGGGTTTTCTATGGTTGCTAAAGATTATTTAGCTTCATTTTTAGGTGGATTATTCATTAGAAGAATTAAAAACATAAAGCCTGGTATTAGAATTAAAATGTTAGTTGATCCATCAATTAAAGGCGACGTTGTTAAAGTTGGTTGGTTAAGAACAACGCTTATGGAGGTAGGTGATGGAGAAAGATTACCTAGCATTAGAACAGGAAGAATAGTGCTTATCCCAAACTTTATGCTTATGAATACGCCAGTTCTAGTTTATGGAGAGGAAGTTATGGATGAAGTTATAGCTTATGTTGAAGGAAGCTACCCTGACCCTGAAAAAATAATTCAATGCATGAAAGAAGCTATTGAAGAGGAAGGTGTTAAAGTTAAAGAAGTTAATTTATACCAAAAGGAGGATAAACTAGTTGTTTATGGAATATATGAAGCTAGCCCTAACTATATGACTGATCTTAGAAGCGAAATATTAAAACGTTTTCTTAAAAAATTTAATGAAGCTAAGATTGCTTAGGTTCAACAATTAATATTGGGCCTTCTTTGCCAATTATTAAAGCTTTTGATCCTGCTTTAATAAAGCTTTTAGATTTAGCTCGCCAATATTCACCTTTATAAATTACAAAACCTATTTTTTCAGGGGTTAAATCTTCAATTACATCAACTGTTTCTCCGATAAGTTCACCTATTAAAGGTTTCATTCGCTTAGCTTTTAAAACTTTATAAACTGAAAAAACCATGAAGCCTCCTGCAAAAACTGCAAAAAGCAATGCTGCCATTATAAAGCTTTGATACCAAACTGGAGAAATTAACCATTCACCAGCCTTAAAAGTAAATGGAATTAAAAGTAATCCTCCAATAATTAAGCATATTAATCCAGCTCCTCCTAAAACACCAAATCCAGGTGTATGCATTTCAATTAACATTAAGATTACTCCTAAACCAATTAGAATTAATGAAGCTAAATTAACATTAAACCCTAAACCTATTAAACCTAATATTAAGGCGATTGCCCCAGTTAATTCAGCGCCGTAACCGGGACTTAATAAACCAAATATTAAACCATAAAGCCCTAAAGTGAAAAGGATGTAAGCTAAAAGTGGATTTGAAATAATTGATAGAAACATTATTTTAATGCTTGGGGAAAACTCGATTAAAACAGTTTTATCAGTTTTTAAAGTAATTAAACCTTTGCTTGTTTTAACAGTTTTATTATTTAAAAATTTTAAAAGCTCATTTATATCAGGGATTACTGCATCTATAACTTTAAATTGATATGCTTCATCAGCGTTTAAATTTAGGTTTTTTCTAACGAAAAGTTCAGCTGCAGTCGCATTTCTATTATGCATCCTAGCTTCCTCAGCTATAAAAGCTGATAAAGCATTAATAATTTTTTCATCTTCCACTGGAGTTGAACCTTCAAAAGGTGAATATGAAACTGGTTGAGCTGAACCAACTATTGTGTAAGGCGCCATAACAGCTACATGAGAGGAAACTAAAATAAACGCTCCTGCAGACCATGCTCTGCTTCCTTCAGGATAAACATAAACAATCCATGGAATTTCAGATTTCTCCATGATTTCAATTATTTTTATTGTCGCATCTAATTGTCCACCTGGCGTATTAAGTAAAACAATAATTGCTTGAGCATTAATGCTTAAACTAAACTTGTAAGCTTCTTGAATAAACTCTTTAGTAGCAGGGGTTATAGCATCCTCAAGCTTAATAACTGTGATTTGATTTGATTCAAAACCGAAAACCAAGTTTAATTGATAAATTAATATAAATAAGAATAGTAAAAAAATAATTAGTTTTCTCACTTGATTTCTTTCTCCTGAAACGCTTTCACCATAGCTGCTAATTTACCTATATCGGTTGTTTCAGTAGTTGTTGTTACAACAACTAAATTTTTCTCTCTAGCTATTTCAGTTAAAGTTTGAAGCTCCCTTAATCTTAATGCAAATGGGCTTTCCATATAGCGTTTAGCTGCTGCAGCAATTTTTTCAGCTGCTATATATTCACCTTCAGCTACAATTATCCTGGATCTTTTTTCTCTTTCAGCTTCAGCTTGTTTAGCTATAGCTCTAAGCATAGCTTCAGGCATAGTTACATCTTTTATAGCTACAGCAACAACTTTTATTCCCCATGGATCCGTATAAGTATCTAGAATTTCACCAATCTTTTTGCTTAATTCTTCTCTTTTAGTTAATAATTCATCAAGCTCCACCTGCCCTAAAACATCTCTAAGAGTTGTTTGAGCTAAAAGATTTGTTGCTCTAAAATAGTCTTCAACTTGAACAACTGCTTTAGCTGGATCAAAAACTCTATAGTAAACAGCTGCATCAACATCAACACTAACATTATCTTTAGTTATTACTCTTTGCTTTGGAACATCAAAAGCTACGACTCTAAGGTCAATCTTAATAAATTTATCAACTATTGGAATTATGAAGAAGAGCCCTGGACCTTTAGCGCCTACTAATCTTCCAAGCCTGAAAATTACGCCTCTTTCATATTCCCTAACAACTTTAATAGCTGAAGATAAAATTGAAATCAATACTATAAAAGCTATGAAAGCTAAAAAAATATCTATTAATCCTATTTGAAAGAAAACACTCCACAAAATTTATTCACCAACTTAATAATACCATAAAATTTAAATAATTTAAACTTTACGTTATTACAAGTTAATGCGTTTTATTTTTTATAGTTTAAACAGAAACATTAAAAATAAGTTTTTCAATAATGCTGCTTCTATGAAAATGAAAAACCAAAATTAATTTTTGCTTTCTAGAAAAGGTTTTATAATTTCATCAATTACATATCTGTTAATGCTTTTTCCTGCATTAAATGCAAGCTTTTTAATTTTTAACCAAAGATCTGCTTCAATACGAAGCGTAACTTTCACTCTCTTTTTTCGTAAAGCCTTCTCAAGAATTGTAATTCTTTTTATTAAACTTTTAGTTTTAACATTTTGACGGCTTGACGGCATATTCCCCTCCTCCCTTAAATAAGTTTTATGTTATAGCTTATTTAAGAGTTTTTGATTTAAAACTATAAATTTAGCTTAATTACCATAAAAGTTTAGAATTTTGAGGGGGGAGCTTTACGATTAAAGTGTGTAAAGATTTTTATTTTTATGCTTTCATTGCTTAATCTTCATGAACTATTAAGCGTAAACATCTTTACGCTTCATTAATAGTAAATTTATTACTTATTAATGACTTTAAGCCTCTTTTAGAATTTTCAAAAATAGTTAAGCTTCAAGTGTTTTTTAATGAATTTTAATAAGATAAAGCTTAACCCAATAGTTGAAAGCATTATAGTTGTTAAAACAAGCATTGAAGAAGCTATTTTCATTAGTAATTCAGCTTTAAAAGTTTCAGCAATACTCAACATTGGGAAGCTTATTAACCAAAATGTAAAAACATAAGTTAATATTTTCCTTTTATTTTTAAAAGCTTTATGTTTTAATGGGTAAATCGCAAGCAAAGTTATAGGCGTAAAGTAAACTATGCCTATGAATCCACTAGCTGCTATCCCAGCCATTACTACAGCTAATTCTGGGTTAAAAGCGAATACATGATAAGCTAAAGAAGCTAAAGTTAAAATTCCTATAAGCGGATAAATAAAGAACCTAGTTAAAAGCTTAAGAATTGGGGATCTAGAGATAAAGCTTGCAATTTCAGGGCTGAAACTATAATACCAAGCATTAAAAACTTTCATAAAGTTTTCTCCAGCAAAAGTTTTCAAAACTAAATTGTCTCTAAAACTTCTAAGAACCTGCACAGGTTTAGCTAAGCTTGAATCATAAGCAGCTGAAGCTATAAAGCAGCTAACATTTATAGGTAAAGTTACTGTTGGCGAAACAGTTATGTTGGTTGTTGTAACTGTTAAGGTGGAGGTTGAATAAACAGTATAAACATTTGTAGAGTAAACTGTGCTTTTATAAGTTGTAAAAGTTGTAGCAGGAATCGTGCTTCTATAGTTGGTAAACCAAACTGTTGTTCTAAGCGTATAAGGAAGCGTTTCCGTAGTGCTTGAAGTTAAACTCATAGTTGAAGTATAAACTGTTTCATATAAAATTGTTGTATAGGTAATTAAGCTTGTTCCGGTATAAGAGGTGAAATAGGAAGTTGAAGTTGTAGTTGTTGTTAAGGATATTGTGGAAACATAAGTTGTGGAAGTTAAAGTAACCGTTACGCTTGTATGCATAACCTCCGTAATATAATTCATTGAAGTAGCCATAGTTGAAGTTGAAAGCTTAAACACTGTATTAGTTAAAGTTGTTATAGTAGCGATTACATCTCCCGGTGGATTCACTTGAGCTTCAGAAGCGGAAGGATCCTTTGCATCCTCTTTAGTTTGCGGTGAAGATTTACTTGTTGCAACGCTATATTTTCCAGTTGCAGCTGTTGTAAGTCGAGATGTAGTTATGGTTGTTGTTGGTCCAGTATTTTCTCCTTCAATTATTTCCCCTAACTTATTAGCTGCCCATTCAGTAAACCAAACATGAAGTTTATTATTGGAGTCTCGATAAAGCGTTATACCCATTGGTGTTGAAGAACTTGTTAAAGTTGGATATTCATAAAACATGTTTTCTCCTGGAACATATTTCCCTATTTTATGTCCAGCAGATTCAGTAAACCAAATATTACCTGTAGCTTTATCTATGGTTATTCCTGTTGGTTGACTGTTAGCTGTTGGAATAGGTTTATACTCTGTAACTTCACGGTTCCATGGATTTAATTTTCCAATCATGTTTCTACCATAAAGCGTAAACCAAATCATTCCATCAGGATCAACTGTTATTCCATAGGGTTTACTTCCACTTGGAAGAGAATATTCAATTATTTCTGGTTTATTTGGATCTAAACAGGTTATTTTATCTCTTCCAAAATCTGTAACCCAAACTTTATCGCCAACAACAATTATATCGTTTGGTTGACTACCTGAAGGAAGCGAATACTCATAAAATTTATTTGAACCACTAAAGCCTAGCGATTTTACCAGCTAAAAACTCTGTAAACCAAATTTCATTTGAGGATTTAACAAATATTCCTCGTGGACCAGAATTTGGAGTTGGAATATCCCATTGCATAGTCTGGTTGCTGCTTAATGTAAGCTTTATTATTTTATTTTGGCGGTAATCTGTAAAGAATATTTCGCCTCCAGAGGTATAATTAAGGTCCCATGGTTCGCTTGTTGGTAAGGTGGACGGTATAATCCATTCTTTAATTTCATTCGATGAGGGATTTAATTGACCTATTTTTCCACTGTATTGCTCTGTAAAATACAGATTCCCATCTCCACCAACTATTATGTTTAATGGTCTTGATTCAACGCCGTATTGAATTCGAGGAAGAGAGATTTCGCTTATAGTATATGGGTAAGCGGGTTTAAAGTTTGATAAAATTATAAGGCTAAGCATAACGCTTATAATTGCTGCTTTTGGTAAAATTGTTTTAAATTTATTCTTTTTAAAGAAGATTAACCATAATACAGGTATGTTAAAAATTATTAATAGTGAAGAAGCGCTTAACAATCCTTGAGTTAAAACTGAGTAAATTAAAAAAGCAGGAAGTAAAGTTAAAAAGGTTAATGTTTTTAAGATTTTCATTTTTATTTTCCCCCATTATTTACTCTTTTTCTTTTATAGTAAATTAAAAGCGTAGCGAAAATAGAAGCTAAAATTAACGGTAAAGTTATAGTTGTTGTTACAGTTGCATAAGATACTATTGTTAAAGTTGATGTTGTATATAAGGTTGTTAACTCTGTTATGGTTGATGTTATGTAGCTTGTATAGAATGGTAAAGTTGTTGTTTTAAAGCTATAGGAAGTAGCTGCAAACTCGCTTATAGTTGTTGTAGCTACAATATCTGTGAATACAAGTCCTCTAGTAGTTATAACTGTTTCTGTTCCAACTGGAGTATAAAATATTGTAGTTATAGTTGTTGAAGTGGTTTTAGAAACTGTTGAAACGTAGGTTGTTAAAGTAGCTGTTAAAGTTGTTGAAGTGGAGCTGATATGGGATATGAAGGAGGTTGTGGTTGTTGTGATTGTTGTTGGAATAACAAAAATAGTTTCAGTATTAACGCTTACAGTTGAAGTAGCATAACGGTTAGTTGAATTTGTTCCAGCGGCAGTGATAAAAGTTGCTATCGGGTTTCCAGTTATTGTAGAGTAAATTGTTATGCGCACTGGTGCCGCTCCATTTTGCATTCCAGTTTCAGCGATTGCTGGAGTTGTTGTTGCTGAAGTTATTGTTGTTACTGTTGATATAGTGGTTCCTGTTGTTGGGTCAACTCTCCCAATTTTGTTTCCTGTCCATTCAGTAAACCATATTGGCGGGTTTTTAGAAGCGTCTATAACTATACCCCATGGTTTACATGAAGGATCAGATAGCGTAAACTCTGTTATATATTGGGTTATAGGATTTAACCGCCCTATTTTTCCTTTATCATATTCAGTAAACCAAATGTTACCATCTTTATCTATGATTAAGCTTCTAGGTCCAGCAGCTTGAGTTGGAATATCATAAAATGTTAATTCTCCTGACCAAGGATTCAATTTTCCAATTTTATCATAGTCTAAAGAATATTCGCTGTCAAAACTAAACCATACGAACCCATTATCATCAACAATTATCTCTCTAGGGTGCCATGTGCCCTCGCTTAACCTTGGTAAATTATACTCTTTAAATACAAGTGTCCAAGGATTAAAAGAGGCAATTTTATTCGCGGTGTATTCTGTAAACCAAACTAAACCATCTACTGGGCTTACAGCAATATCCATAGGTCCAGAATTTGAGATTGGAACCGTATATTCAACTATAACCCAATAACCGCCTGTAGTATTAAAGTAAATTTTCCCTATTTTATTGCTTCCATATTCCGTAAACCAAACGTTTGGGAAGCTTACATTTTTATCTATAGCTATACCCATTGGAGAGCTTCCAGAAAGCGTG is a window from the Candidatus Bathyarchaeota archaeon genome containing:
- a CDS encoding slipin family protein, with the protein product MGLIDIFLAFIAFIVLISILSSAIKVVREYERGVIFRLGRLVGAKGPGLFFIIPIVDKFIKIDLRVVAFDVPKQRVITKDNVSVDVDAAVYYRVFDPAKAVVQVEDYFRATNLLAQTTLRDVLGQVELDELLTKREELSKKIGEILDTYTDPWGIKVVAVAIKDVTMPEAMLRAIAKQAEAEREKRSRIIVAEGEYIAAEKIAAAAKRYMESPFALRLRELQTLTEIAREKNLVVVTTTTETTDIGKLAAMVKAFQEKEIK
- a CDS encoding nodulation protein NfeD, producing the protein MRKLIIFLLFLFILIYQLNLVFGFESNQITVIKLEDAITPATKEFIQEAYKFSLSINAQAIIVLLNTPGGQLDATIKIIEIMEKSEIPWIVYVYPEGSRAWSAGAFILVSSHVAVMAPYTIVGSAQPVSYSPFEGSTPVEDEKIINALSAFIAEEARMHNRNATAAELFVRKNLNLNADEAYQFKVIDAVIPDINELLKFLNNKTVKTSKGLITLKTDKTVLIEFSPSIKIMFLSIISNPLLAYILFTLGLYGLIFGLLSPGYGAELTGAIALILGLIGLGFNVNLASLILIGLGVILMLIEMHTPGFGVLGGAGLICLIIGGLLLIPFTFKAGEWLISPVWYQSFIMAALLFAVFAGGFMVFSVYKVLKAKRMKPLIGELIGETVDVIEDLTPEKIGFVIYKGEYWRAKSKSFIKAGSKALIIGKEGPILIVEPKQS
- a CDS encoding HDIG domain-containing protein, whose translation is MDRNAALELIKLNVKNENLIKHMLAVEAIMCELAKSLSENEETWSLTGLLHDIDFEKTFNNPNEHGFEAEKILKGKVNEEILRAIKAHNYEYTNVKPESKMEKALIAADAISGLIIACALVMPSKKLKDVKIETLKKKFKDKDFARGSSRERILICEEIGVTKEKFFEIALKALQEISLMLGL
- a CDS encoding mechanosensitive ion channel family protein, translated to MDLSIIVTLVTMLSALGFSMVAKDYLASFLGGLFIRRIKNIKPGIRIKMLVDPSIKGDVVKVGWLRTTLMEVGDGERLPSIRTGRIVLIPNFMLMNTPVLVYGEEVMDEVIAYVEGSYPDPEKIIQCMKEAIEEEGVKVKEVNLYQKEDKLVVYGIYEASPNYMTDLRSEILKRFLKKFNEAKIA
- a CDS encoding zinc ribbon domain-containing protein, whose translation is MKTQVVRYLFLMLILSLSYSSLLAYISSENVYTTTVTEYLTTTITTTRTETIDIPITSTFTRISTLEIPVTTSGTILVWRTVLVPTTIRTSFIYTTTASYLSCTKILVTYPYITATIPACTIIYEIHTVAGGAILRTYVPEVVQEQFTITSKTTIFNTVTETLETVILQKSTRTMEEPIILTMENVYTSYVTHPSTPTSEQQPGYNIVSLISNNLAWFLIIILMALIIVLIAKKRRPAFKPSGKMMYCINCGAQIPSDIKYCPHCGTSQKEEKK